From Bos indicus isolate NIAB-ARS_2022 breed Sahiwal x Tharparkar chromosome X, NIAB-ARS_B.indTharparkar_mat_pri_1.0, whole genome shotgun sequence:
aggagcttcacgggctacaatccacaggggtcacaaagagtcagacataactgagtgattcacacacacacacacacactacatatgtatagaattctttttttatagctgaagatgttataatatctttattattttttaatttgggatTGAGGTCACATTCTGTACAGagacatgctttttaaaaatattgtcctATGATAAaatgaaagacgcttactccttggaaggaaagttaggaccaacctagatagcatattcaaaagcagagacattactttgccaacaaaggttcatctagtcaaggctatggtttttcctgtggtcatatatggatgtgagagttggactgtgaagaaggctgagtgccaaagaattggtgcttttgaagtgtggtgttggagaagactcttgagagtcccttggactgcaaggagatccaacaagtccattctgaaggagatcagctctgggatttctttggaaggaatgatgctaaagctgaaactccagtactttggccacctcatgcgaaaagttgactcattggaaaagactctgatgctgggagggattgggggcaggaggagaaggggacgacagaggatgagatagctggatggcatcactgtctcgatggacgtgagtctgagtgaactccgggagttggtgatggacagggaggcctggcatgctgcgattaatggggttgcaaagagtcggacacgactgagtgactcaactgaattgatgataaaatgaaatttctgaaTAAGATAGTAGTATGAACCATCatatctggaggagggcatggcaatctactccagtattcttgcctggagaatcccatggagagaggagcctggcaggctgcaggccatagggtcacaaagagtcagtcatgactgaagcaacttagcacgcatgcacttaAACCACATACCACTCTCTACTGTCATTTTCATGGTGACTAATCTACTCCACTGATATCTCCAAAGCTGCACCAATGCTAAAACAATATTCTATTTTAGGTTCTCTTGTTGAGCTGAAGGACCAGTGTGACTTGTTATACTTTATAAGGGAAATGGACTACTTTTTAGAATTTTGAAGAATGGGTCAAATTCTATTACCAGTCTAGAatgtgtaaaatgtaaaatttcataAATCATCATGAAAGTATTTGAATTTGATTTAACAGGGTTAATCAATCCATCACTTTTGACTTGGAGTCATAAGAGATAATTTTGTGAAGAAGGCCCTCTTAAGACATTTTTCTCTTGGAAAAGTCACTTATGCATTTACAGGGGTTAACATCTTGGCCATAAAGCACTGAGAGGTATATCAATATGGTATTCATTTTCTAGAAtagaaagtttgtttttttttttttttttttgaagggtaATAACATGtacaacaaaataatatataaattttcagTTGCTCTTTAAGGGCTAAATCTAAATAAATAGGGGTTTCTGTTGCTGTTTCAAACATTAATATAATCGATGCAGACACAACAGTTTGAAAAATAACCTTGCATTTCTCCatattaaagcaaaacaaaacaaaaagtacaaTGTATAGAGTTTAAAGATCACCTGTTGCATTGTTAAGTTGGTTTCCAGATAGCATATATTCAAAATAGTATATTTCTGCTCAAAGTTAAAAAATTCAAGTAAAACTGTTCCTTTAAGTACTTAGCTGCCATTACAACAAACTACACTTGCtgaaaatatgttaataaatgAAGCAGTGGATTGGAAATACAATTTCCAATATTTATTACCTAAATTCTATCattataacatataaaatataactcCTAAAATGACAGCAGAactcaaaacaaaacattatttcTTCTATAATGGTAAAGAAAATGAATTGCCAAGCAGGTTAAAATGTTGGGTTTTATGCCTTGCCACAATAGACTTCATAAGAATATTTACCAAATTGTAGTCCCACATATCTTCCAATCctattttattgttaatttacagttaattatttttaaaaaatcctcaataaatggAATTGCTATATGCATATATtgatataattttgaaaagaattataaattttaaacttaaaaaatcttCCCATCATATATCATAACTTGGATGAATATTTTCAGTTAATAGATCCATGGAATGAAAGGAGTTTTAATTAGATCTCAGGCATTTTGCATACTGATATCTTTATCAATGGCTAAAACTAAAATGTGGctaaagacaaattttaaaatctctttagtttgGATGCACTTTAACAGAGCCTTTCtgagataatattaaaaaatcatatttgggTCCAAGAGTTTCCccaatttcttaaagaaattcaCAACTTTTCTAGCTctgatattcttttattttgctgGGCTCTCATGATTAAtctttcttttaagttttcttcGACTAAACTGGACATCAGTCACCATTAGAATATCTCTgaatttaaaaagttacaaatacTAGTAGAGCTTcatgaaaatatttgtgaaatccAAGAATATTTTAGTTTCAAAAATATGTACCAATAACTGACACCAAATGTGTCCCActgatatactatatatatatatatatatatatatatatatatacacacacacacacatacacacacactagaaGTATAtcagaaagatttctttttttggttctgGTTAGTATTCTggaggggaaaacaaaacaaaacaaacttctgAGCCAAGACTCAGCCTTGAATTTGTGTaaaattaaataggaaaagaCAACACCATTTTTCTCTTGTAATGGGATGACATGCTATagagttatatttaaaataacttctaTTAATTCCTTTAGGCCATGAAGCTGGcattaatttctttataaaaagcTTTTCCATTTATTATCCTAATAAACAGAATGAGATAAAACTGCTTTTCAAGGCAACTAGCCTTATCTTGGAGGGATGCTCATAtgctaatgaaaaaaatatatattttctgctCAGTTGGGAGCAAAGAACACAGCATAGCTTGATGATGGTATCTATAAAGAAAACCATGAGAGATAAAGCTTTAGCTTTCTCTTTAGTGATACcatttccttcaacaaatatGGGTTCCCTCTCAAGAAAAAATTTGAGCTTTAAAAATGCCAATTCTGAAGCTTTTCTGCTATAATGGAAACACATGCTTGACACATTAGGAGGAAACATGCAGCTCTCAGGTCATTCTTCCAGCAGTATTTAAAGCTTTAGGAGAATATCACAGGGAATTCACTTTTTAGGGAAGGAGTTCAAACTCAGTAGGACCAAAGGAAGTTAAGGAAGCACATGGGTGATAAGATATGCTTCCAAATAGCTTCAAAATTCTGTTATTCATCATAAAATGTTACTCTGGAATATACTGAACCTTTACCCGTGACTCATCACTATCATAgttcttttattcttaaatacTTTTCCTATACatcttgttggagaaggcaatggcaccccactccagtactcttgcctggaaaatcccatggagagagaagcctggtaggttgcagtccatggggtcgctaggagtcggacacgactgagcgacttcactttcacttttcactttcctgcactggagaaggaaatggcaacccactccagtgttcttgcctggagaatcccagggacaggggagcctagtgggctgctgtctatggggttgcacagagttggacatgactgaagtgacttagcagcagcatacatcttgtaatttttttttgggggggtactGTTAATATAGCATATAATTCGTCAGTTTTACACACAAGCACTCTCATTAACTGAAAACTAAAGCATATATTAAGACAGAAAGATCAGTCATTTTTAGCCAATACATTATGCCGCCAATAGactactgaattttctttttaatatagcaTTTGTAAATTCTTTATTTGTCCCaagcaagatattgaatacataCAATGTTTTAAAGCTTCATGCTTGTGAGatacatatatagtatttatatagattcatattcatatatatgaataatataactctttaaaaatatactaatagCCAAAGGTACTGTGGTGAAAAAAACATCTCATAAATACTGGTCATTTGAAAATGCCATCTTTGGTGTACTTCTTGAGTCCAATAACGTAATACAGAGAAGATGGATTAAGGACAGTCATTTAAGTGACAAATTCTCAGACTATGCCTGTTGGATCATGCTGTGATGGAAAAACTTGAAATGGCCAATGAAAACTGAGATGGAAACTAATAAAAATTCAGAAGCAAGTAAAAATAGTGAAGTTATCTGAGGGCCTTATTTATATTCATTCAGGATAGGTCCTCCTGTCGTCCCAGGTAATATTGGTCATGGATCCTTTTCTTCATTATAGGAAGAAAATATTGCTTTATTCCCATAGGCATATTGCTAGCAGAATATGTGATATAGTGAGTAGATATTCAGATACTTGATGAACATATAAAATTGTTGAATAAATTCCAGCACTATGCAAAATCTCACATGAGGAGGCACTTGAGTGTCATGTTAGAAACATCTTTGGTAAGAGCAAGATGGAAAAAAGCTTTAGCgagtaataatgaaaatatattcacttaCTTATTAACACTAAAATCTCCACATATTAAGACATTGGTCATATAGGTCATAAAAATGGTAAATGCCATGGATAAAATCCTCTGTCAGCTTTTTGCTTTTTGACATTtagagtgtttgtttttttttttaaccagaggaTAATAGAAAACTTCACATTCAGAGTtggtcattttcattcttttcaactgtttgggggaaaaaatgaagaaatctgtATAAATGGTCACAGTATTGGCTGTCCAGCTGGGTGTATTATTCTTCAGATCCACAAATCAACTTGATAGTTGATAAATTACTAATGTCCAGTGTTTTCCAGaatcatttttttcagtgttcCTTAAAACTGTATTAAGAGTTTGTATCTAAATCAATTAGGAAACAAAATATATGCTTGCAAAGTCTAGGATTTTAATGTCTTCTGAATCTGTTGTCTTTGAAATTAGGCATTTTTGTTAGGCATTGAAAATTCATTGACGGTACTATtcactagaaaaagaaatgaagtaaaggTAGCAAAGGAACTGACTGAATACAGAATTGTTTGCACTGGTCTTTTCTGTACCTCTGGATTTTAAAACATGAGcctgttcttttatattttaatcaaatattcAGTCATCTCTAATGTATTTGTCATAGCAAATTTGAGTTATAAGTAGTCAGTCagatttgaaaatcattttaagtGGTCCacaatatttgaaagttgttataGCTAATCAATAACATTTGAAGATCATTTAAAAAGGTCAGTTCATAGATGATATTGTATTTACTATGATGGTTTAAGCTGTAAATTATAAAATAGTTGGTAACTGCATAAATTTGGAAACTTGCTTTTAGAAGGTGTTTAATTAAAGCAAAgtttctattgtgtgtgtgtgtgtgtttaaatcatACCATTTGGCACATGAAAGTGCAGTGGGTGGTATGGCTGAAAGAATATAGGTGGTGGTCCAGATGTTACATAATAAGTAGGGTATCCTCCTTCAGCAACAAAGTATGGAGCAGGCTGATAAAAGCAAGTTACGTTGTCTGTATTAGGTAGGATATTCTGTTCTCCAAGTACTTTTAAAGCCATAAGGGCAATCATATTGAGGGTCTGCCTTCTTTCAAGCCCCATGAGGCAAACCGTGCTCTGATTCACGACTCCATGCAAGGTCATGAGGTAGTCATACTTGCTCTTTTCTTCACCTATGAAATGGTTGCGGAGGTATGATTCAATCTTCTTTTGCTGTTCTGCTACATCAGGAAAATCAATGAAGAATCTAGAACACATATAACGTTCCAGGGTCTTGATTTCTGCTTCACAAGCTGGTTTAAAGTCACGAACCAGCAAGTTGCTGTATTTCAGAAGGCCACCACCTCTAATTTCTTCAGGTTTTCTGGTAGATATAAGCTTGTACTGTAAATGTGTCATTGCTTCTTGGAAATCTCCATACATGCTTTCAGCTACCACAACAGGATAGCATTCATTGGTTAGGTTACCATTTTTGTCAGTATAGAAATCTAACATGGGATCCAAGACAATTTGAAAGGAATCTACACTAAATTCAAATTGTCGTCTGAGTGAATTAACAAATTTTAGCTCGACATTCTTCCCAGTGTTATTTGACAGAGAGATGAGACTCCAACGATCATGCTTATTGCAAACTTTAACCATCTTCTGCACATAAGCCTCTTTCATGGTATTCAGGGTGATCTTATCCTTTTTTACACCTTTTGGTAAAAAGTCGAATAGACAACCTAGAACTACATCCTTAACAACCTGAAATTCTTGATCACTTGGTAGTTCAACACCAAAAATGACATCCAGATCCTTATAGCTGATTCCACTGTGGCTTGCAAGTATGTAACTTGCTGTGGAACCATTCAATCGAGTATCTTTAACAATAATTCCTTGCTCTATCAGTTGATCTTTCACAACATGAATAATATCTTTTGGTTTTACTGCCAATGTGGGGAAATTTCCCCTTCCATGAACTGGAATTACTTCATCTAACACTTTATCCAGTGTTATAACTTGATCCCAAGTGAGATTGCTGAATCTGATTTCAGACATTATGAGGTCAGTAGATCAACtagaaagtaaacaaaatattGAGAAGAAATTTAGCATCTTGAAATCAGCGTTTAGCTAAAGCATATGAAAACTCAAGCATAGacttaccttaaacataaataaaactaaTACTAGACAGTAAATTATCAGTGCATCTAACTGTGTTCaaatatataagtgaaataaaggcCACTATGATTGTGTCAAAATTGTTAGATTGATTGGTTCATGTAAACAAACATTCTCACAGATGTGTTAGAGTTGTAATTATTTTTGATGTGAAATTGTGGGCTTTCTCAATCTTTCTTTATAAACACTATAATGAGTATCTTTGGTGGTATAAATGTTGTTCACAAGACAACCATGGTATATAATAGAGGTTAACTGTCATGAATTTAAAGTGAGATCAGATAGCATGTCTGTGTATgttagacacaactgattgaACAGCATACTATTTAAAAGCAATATATAGCATCTTTAATCCAAAAGCATCATTATAttattgtttcatatatatattgttactctcatttttaagaaaattactgAAGTCCATTATTACAGTATGAACTCCTTGAATTGCTTGAGGGTAAGGAGAGTACCTAATGCAAAACCTCTTCTATGTTCCTGGTAGTTGTTAAAGAAATGCTggttgaagaaaataaagaatgtcattaaaaaagaaattctactaCTACATTTGTCTCCAAAATGAGAACAATTACATACAAAAGCATAAGATTCCTAATTTTGATTTCTGCAGATTTGTAATATGACATGCTTAGAAAATTTTATACTTGGGGGAGTATTAGGAAGTTAAAATTATAGACATTATAAATATAACTAAATTTAATTACATTATGATCTAATTAGgtacatttatagttattacatgGATCTTCAAATACTTTCTTAAAGCTATTTAAACAATAAACCTAGTAAATGAAGTTCATTATAGACATAGATTTGGGTTTAGGCATTCTTTCCcgaattccagaaataaaaattacacaGAGCTTAAGACAGATTTATGTAGACAGTATTC
This genomic window contains:
- the TENT5D gene encoding terminal nucleotidyltransferase 5D, with translation MSEIRFSNLTWDQVITLDKVLDEVIPVHGRGNFPTLAVKPKDIIHVVKDQLIEQGIIVKDTRLNGSTASYILASHSGISYKDLDVIFGVELPSDQEFQVVKDVVLGCLFDFLPKGVKKDKITLNTMKEAYVQKMVKVCNKHDRWSLISLSNNTGKNVELKFVNSLRRQFEFSVDSFQIVLDPMLDFYTDKNGNLTNECYPVVVAESMYGDFQEAMTHLQYKLISTRKPEEIRGGGLLKYSNLLVRDFKPACEAEIKTLERYMCSRFFIDFPDVAEQQKKIESYLRNHFIGEEKSKYDYLMTLHGVVNQSTVCLMGLERRQTLNMIALMALKVLGEQNILPNTDNVTCFYQPAPYFVAEGGYPTYYVTSGPPPIFFQPYHPLHFHVPNGMI